In Eriocheir sinensis breed Jianghai 21 chromosome 23, ASM2467909v1, whole genome shotgun sequence, a single window of DNA contains:
- the LOC127002501 gene encoding uncharacterized protein LOC127002501 isoform X4, which translates to MSEGGSRGDVAMRVIAKVHRPGVTPEEMAAGYDEWSENYEEMMIWKGGYRGPAITLEEALRWVPPERRAKARVLDVAAGTGCVGRELHREGFRHIDAVDPSEGMMKQRETGIYTNDFLEFFGSGHSTVPKDTYDLVVTSGGMGEGHISHSGLDDVVRVAKNGGFVIIVMRHEFLQTVPSYKDKLEPYMDQLEADGKWKKVERRIVPNYFCDKEGLVFVFRITKPE; encoded by the exons atgtctgagggcggcagtcggggcgacgtggcaatgagggtgatcgcgaaagtccacaggccgggggtcacgccggaggagatggcggccggctacgacgagtggtccgagaactacgaggagatg atgatctggaaaggcgggtaccgtggccccgccatcacgctggaggaggcgctgcgttgggtacccccggagcggcgagctaaggccagggtgctggacgtggccgctgggacgggctgcgtgggccgcgaactccaccgggaaggcttcag gcacatagacgctgtggacccgtcggagggcatgatgaagcagcgggagactggcatctataccaacgacttcctggagtttttcggcagcggacactccaccgtgcccaaag acacatacgacctggtggtcacctcgggcggtatgggagaaggtcacatctcacacagtggcctcgacgacgttgtgcgcgttgcaaagaacg gaggcttcgtgatcatcgtgatgcgccatgagttcctgcagaccgtgccttcctacaaggacaagctggagccttacatggaccagctggaggcggacgggaagtggaagaag gtggagcggcgcatcgtcccaaactatttctgtgacaaggagggtctcgtcttcgtcttccgcatcactaagcctgagtga